The proteins below are encoded in one region of Hordeum vulgare subsp. vulgare chromosome 3H, MorexV3_pseudomolecules_assembly, whole genome shotgun sequence:
- the LOC123439658 gene encoding G-type lectin S-receptor-like serine/threonine-protein kinase At2g19130 isoform X1: MAAATGVHRRHWSGWRIGGSSHFVPLKVMHTSGGCAARSLSPGLSPAKRAPLVFLFLLLIDGALLAASATTDTILPGEGISGNETLVSKTGSFELGFFSPGPGIHYFLGVRLRNMGHSPTFWLGNRVVITDLPGASLEIFGGSLYIKQNGASLWWTPSPGGNVSSAAVAVLLDNGNLVVRDQRNSSLVLWQSFDYPGDALLPGARLGLDKDTGKNVSLTFKSFSHNGSLSVDVTRRNGFVLTTDGHANLGTFPDWMVSSQDNGSSLRLSHREGPNSTEFLQFHLGQVSLMRYSEPDPDANGTGGWAARWSFPPDCKSGGFFCGDFGACTSSGKCGCVDGFTPSFPIEWGLGYFVTGCSRSVPLSCESDGQTEHGDTFAPLDKLQGLPYNAQGEMAGTDEVCRAACRSKCYCIAYSYGHGCKLWYHKLYNLSLASRPPYSKIYLRLGTKLRNKNGLQTRGIALLVTGLICFASLILIISVLLWRFRRNSFAARKFEVEGPLVAYTYAQIKKATMNFSDKIGQGGFGSVFRGTLPGSTDIAVKNLKVLGEAEKQFRTEVQTVGAIQHNKLVRLLGFCVKGDRRLLVYEYMPNGSLDTHLFPEKSGPLSWNVRYQIALGIAKGLAYLHEECKDCIIHCDIKPENILLDAEFCPKIADFGMAKLLGREFNSALTTMRGTMGYLAPEWLSGLPITKKADVYSFGIVLFEIISGRRSTKMMQFGSHRYFPLYAAAQVNEGEVMCLLDARLEGDANVRELDVLCRVACWCIQDQEDDRPSMGQIVRMLEGVVDIDMPPIPTSLQDLMEGDEPTSLHDLMEGDESDVYSGS, from the coding sequence ATGGCGGCGGCGACGGGCGTTCACCGTCGCCACTGGTCGGGCTGGAGGATTGGGGGAAGTTCCCACTTCGTTCCTCTGAAGGTTATGCACACCAGTGGCGGCTGCGCAGCGCGTTCGCTCAGCCCCGGCCTCTCCCCAGCCAAACGGGCGCCGCTGGTATTTCTCTTCCTCCTGCTCATTGACGGCGCCCTCTTGGCCGCGTCTGCCACCACGGACACCATCCTCCCCGGCGAGGGCATCTCCGGTAACGAGACCCTGGTCTCTAAGACCGGCAGCTTCGAGCTGGGCTTCTTTTCCCCAGGCCCCGGCATCCACTACTTCTTGGGTGTCCGGCTCAGAAACATGGGCCACAGCCCTACCTTCTGGCTCGGGAACAGGGTCGTCATCACCGACCTGCCCGGCGCGTCACTGGAGATCTTCGGCGGCAGTCTCTACATCAAGCAGAATGGAGCCAGCCTCTGGTGGACGCCGTCGCCGGGCGGCAATGTGTCGTCCGCCGCCGTGGCGGTCCTCCTCGACAACGGCAACCTGGTGGTGAGGGACCAGAGGAACTCCTCCCTGGTCCTGTGGCAGAGCTTCGACTACCCCGGCGACGCGCTGCTCCCCGGAGCTAGGCTCGGGCTCGACAAAGACACCGGGAAGAACGTCTCGCTGACGTTCAAGAGCTTCTCGCACAACGGCAGCCTCAGCGTCGACGTGACGCGCAGGAACGGGTTCGTGCTGACCACCGACGGGCACGCCAACCTCGGTACCTTCCCGGACTGGATGGTGTCCTCTCAAGACAATGGCAGCTCGCTGCGGCTGAGTCACAGGGAGGGCCCAAACAGTACCGAGTTCTTGCAGTTCCATCTGGGGCAAGTCAGCCTAATGCGGTACTCGGAGCCGGATCCCGACGCAAACGGCACCGGCGGTTGGGCCGCTCGCTGGTCCTTCCCTCCCGATTGCAAATCCGGCGGGTTCTTCTGCGGCGACTTCGGCGCCTGCACGAGCAGCGGGAAGTGCGGCTGCGTCGACGGGTTCACGCCGTCGTTCCCGATTGAGTGGGGGCTTGGGTACTTCGTCACCGGCTGCTCGAGGTCTGTCCCACTGAGCTGCGAGTCCGACGGCCAGACAGAGCACGGTGACACCTTCGCCCCATTGGACAAGCTGCAAGGGCTTCCTTACAACGCCCAGGGAGAGATGGCCGGAACCGATGAAGTCTGCAGAGCGGCTTGCCGGAGCAAATGCTACTGCATCGCCTACTCGTATGGCCATGGATGCAAGCTCTGGTACCACAAACTGTATAATCTGAGCTTGGCTTCTAGGCCGCCGTACAGCAAGATCTACCTCCGATTGGGCACCAAGCTGAGGAACAAGAATGGcttacaaacaagaggaattgcaTTACTGGTCACTGGATTGATATGCTttgcttctttgatactgataataTCGGTGCTGCTATGGAGATTCAGGAGGAATTCATTTGCCGCCAGGAAGTTTGAAGTAGAAGGCCCTCTTGTGGCCTACACTTATGCACAGATCAAGAAAGCGACGATGAATTTCTCTGATAAAATCGGGCAGGGGGGATTCGGAAGTGTTTTCAGGGGAACACTGCCGGGATCAACAGACATCGCTGTGAAGAATCTCAAAGTCCTCGGGGAAGCAGAGAAGCAATTCAGAACAGAGGTGCAGACAGTTGGAGCGATCCAACATAATAAGCTGGTCCGTCTATTGGGATTCTGTGTCAAGGGGGACAGAAGGTTGCTGGTCTATGAGTACATGCCAAATGGCTCCTTGGACACTCATCTCTTTCCAGAGAAATCTGGCCCATTGAGTTGGAATGTTCGGTACCAAATTGCACTAGGCATCGCCAAGGGTCTGGCCTATCTACACGAAGAGTGCAAGGACTGCATCATACACTGCGACATCAAACCTGAGAACATACTGCTCGATGCGGAATTCTGCCCTAAGATTGCCGATTTCGGCATGGCGAAGCTGCTTGGACGAGAATTCAACTCCGCGCTGACCACCATGCGAGGAACCATGGGATACCTCGCACCAGAGTGGCTATCCGGGCTGCCCATCACCAAGAAGGCCGACGTGTACAGCTTCGGCATTGTGCTATTCGAGATCATCTCGGGGAGAAGGAGCACCAAGATGATGCAGTTTGGGAGCCATCGGTATTTTCCTCTCTACGCGGCTGCTCAGGTGAACGAAGGGGAGGTTATGTGCCTGCTGGATGCTAGGCTGGAAGGCGATGCTAACGTGAGGGAGCTGGATGTCCTCTGTAGGGTCGCCTGCTGGTGCATCCAGGATCAGGAGGACGATAGGCCATCAATGGGGCAAATTGTTCGCATGTTGGAAGGTGTCGTGGACATTGATATGCCTCCAATACCAACTTCGCTTCAGGACCTTATGGAGGGTGATGAACCAACTTCGCTGCATGACCTTATGGAGGGTGATGAAAGTGATGTATATTCTGGTTCTTGA
- the LOC123439658 gene encoding G-type lectin S-receptor-like serine/threonine-protein kinase At2g19130 isoform X2, with translation MAAATGVHRRHWSGWRIGGSSHFVPLKVMHTSGGCAARSLSPGLSPAKRAPLVFLFLLLIDGALLAASATTDTILPGEGISGNETLVSKTGSFELGFFSPGPGIHYFLGVRLRNMGHSPTFWLGNRVVITDLPGASLEIFGGSLYIKQNGASLWWTPSPGGNVSSAAVAVLLDNGNLVVRDQRNSSLVLWQSFDYPGDALLPGARLGLDKDTGKNVSLTFKSFSHNGSLSVDVTRRNGFVLTTDGHANLGTFPDWMVSSQDNGSSLRLSHREGPNSTEFLQFHLGQVSLMRYSEPDPDANGTGGWAARWSFPPDCKSGGFFCGDFGACTSSGKCGCVDGFTPSFPIEWGLGYFVTGCSRSVPLSCESDGQTEHGDTFAPLDKLQGLPYNAQGEMAGTDEVCRAACRSKCYCIAYSYGHGCKLWYHKLYNLSLASRPPYSKIYLRLGTKLRNKNGLQTRGIALLVTGLICFASLILIISVLLWRFRRNSFAARKFEVEGPLVAYTYAQIKKATMNFSDKIGQGGFGSVFRGTLPGSTDIAVKNLKVLGEAEKQFRTEVQTVGAIQHNKLVRLLGFCVKGDRRLLVYEYMPNGSLDTHLFPEKSGPLSWNVRYQIALGIAKGLAYLHEECKDCIIHCDIKPENILLDAEFCPKIADFGMAKLLGREFNSALTTMRGTMGYLAPEWLSGLPITKKADVYSFGIVLFEIISGRRSTKMMQFGSHRYFPLYAAAQGRLLVHPGSGGR, from the exons ATGGCGGCGGCGACGGGCGTTCACCGTCGCCACTGGTCGGGCTGGAGGATTGGGGGAAGTTCCCACTTCGTTCCTCTGAAGGTTATGCACACCAGTGGCGGCTGCGCAGCGCGTTCGCTCAGCCCCGGCCTCTCCCCAGCCAAACGGGCGCCGCTGGTATTTCTCTTCCTCCTGCTCATTGACGGCGCCCTCTTGGCCGCGTCTGCCACCACGGACACCATCCTCCCCGGCGAGGGCATCTCCGGTAACGAGACCCTGGTCTCTAAGACCGGCAGCTTCGAGCTGGGCTTCTTTTCCCCAGGCCCCGGCATCCACTACTTCTTGGGTGTCCGGCTCAGAAACATGGGCCACAGCCCTACCTTCTGGCTCGGGAACAGGGTCGTCATCACCGACCTGCCCGGCGCGTCACTGGAGATCTTCGGCGGCAGTCTCTACATCAAGCAGAATGGAGCCAGCCTCTGGTGGACGCCGTCGCCGGGCGGCAATGTGTCGTCCGCCGCCGTGGCGGTCCTCCTCGACAACGGCAACCTGGTGGTGAGGGACCAGAGGAACTCCTCCCTGGTCCTGTGGCAGAGCTTCGACTACCCCGGCGACGCGCTGCTCCCCGGAGCTAGGCTCGGGCTCGACAAAGACACCGGGAAGAACGTCTCGCTGACGTTCAAGAGCTTCTCGCACAACGGCAGCCTCAGCGTCGACGTGACGCGCAGGAACGGGTTCGTGCTGACCACCGACGGGCACGCCAACCTCGGTACCTTCCCGGACTGGATGGTGTCCTCTCAAGACAATGGCAGCTCGCTGCGGCTGAGTCACAGGGAGGGCCCAAACAGTACCGAGTTCTTGCAGTTCCATCTGGGGCAAGTCAGCCTAATGCGGTACTCGGAGCCGGATCCCGACGCAAACGGCACCGGCGGTTGGGCCGCTCGCTGGTCCTTCCCTCCCGATTGCAAATCCGGCGGGTTCTTCTGCGGCGACTTCGGCGCCTGCACGAGCAGCGGGAAGTGCGGCTGCGTCGACGGGTTCACGCCGTCGTTCCCGATTGAGTGGGGGCTTGGGTACTTCGTCACCGGCTGCTCGAGGTCTGTCCCACTGAGCTGCGAGTCCGACGGCCAGACAGAGCACGGTGACACCTTCGCCCCATTGGACAAGCTGCAAGGGCTTCCTTACAACGCCCAGGGAGAGATGGCCGGAACCGATGAAGTCTGCAGAGCGGCTTGCCGGAGCAAATGCTACTGCATCGCCTACTCGTATGGCCATGGATGCAAGCTCTGGTACCACAAACTGTATAATCTGAGCTTGGCTTCTAGGCCGCCGTACAGCAAGATCTACCTCCGATTGGGCACCAAGCTGAGGAACAAGAATGGcttacaaacaagaggaattgcaTTACTGGTCACTGGATTGATATGCTttgcttctttgatactgataataTCGGTGCTGCTATGGAGATTCAGGAGGAATTCATTTGCCGCCAGGAAGTTTGAAGTAGAAGGCCCTCTTGTGGCCTACACTTATGCACAGATCAAGAAAGCGACGATGAATTTCTCTGATAAAATCGGGCAGGGGGGATTCGGAAGTGTTTTCAGGGGAACACTGCCGGGATCAACAGACATCGCTGTGAAGAATCTCAAAGTCCTCGGGGAAGCAGAGAAGCAATTCAGAACAGAGGTGCAGACAGTTGGAGCGATCCAACATAATAAGCTGGTCCGTCTATTGGGATTCTGTGTCAAGGGGGACAGAAGGTTGCTGGTCTATGAGTACATGCCAAATGGCTCCTTGGACACTCATCTCTTTCCAGAGAAATCTGGCCCATTGAGTTGGAATGTTCGGTACCAAATTGCACTAGGCATCGCCAAGGGTCTGGCCTATCTACACGAAGAGTGCAAGGACTGCATCATACACTGCGACATCAAACCTGAGAACATACTGCTCGATGCGGAATTCTGCCCTAAGATTGCCGATTTCGGCATGGCGAAGCTGCTTGGACGAGAATTCAACTCCGCGCTGACCACCATGCGAGGAACCATGGGATACCTCGCACCAGAGTGGCTATCCGGGCTGCCCATCACCAAGAAGGCCGACGTGTACAGCTTCGGCATTGTGCTATTCGAGATCATCTCGGGGAGAAGGAGCACCAAGATGATGCAGTTTGGGAGCCATCGGTATTTTCCTCTCTACGCGGCTGCTCAG GGTCGCCTGCTGGTGCATCCAGGATCAGGAGGACGATAG